GAGAATTAATATCAATTATAGTTGGTACAGGAATAGCAGTTGGATTAGgatcatttcttttttataaccAATGTAAAGTTCTTGAATGTTGTGAAGCTCCATGGATTCAAATAAGGCATAAAGGTATGTTGAATTTTGTtgcaaaattttatttaattggtTTAGAATTATCAAATGCTTTAAGGAAAAGATTATATGGTCAACATATAGCGATAAATTCTATTGAAAGCTTAGTAGCAGGACATTTAAGACAGATTAAAGAAGGAAAATCTAAAAAATCACTTGTCATGTCTTTTCATGGATGGCCAGGTATCGGAAAAACATACACTTCAGCAATTATTGCTGAacatatatttgaaaaaggTTTCTCAAGTAAATATGTTAGAAGGTTTTTTGGTTCAAAAGATTTTCCTTTACCAAATCGTGTAAATGAGTATAGGGATAATATTCAGAAATGGATTGCAGGAAATTTATCTGAATGTACAAAAacgttatttatttttgatgaaGTTGATAAAATGTCTCCTAAAATTCTTGATGCAATATCACCATATGGACAAGAAAATGTTAGAATTAATGGGAAACCTGCAAATGAtgctatttatatatttattagtaaCGCTGGTGGGGATGCTATTGCAAATAAAGTTAgggatttttatttaaagaaaggTTTTAGAGAAGATTTGAAATTAGaagattttgaaaatattataaaagaaaatgctGTTAATAAGGGTGGTCTTGAGGAAAGTGACATGATTTTTAGAGGTATTGTTGATGTATTTGTTCCTTTTCTTCCACTAGAGAAGAAACATGTTGAAGAATGTATAGAAACTATTTTTACAGAAAGAGATTATAAGAATGTAGAATacaataaagaaattaaGGAATACCTTTTAAAGCATATAACATTTTCACCTAAGAATGATCCTTTGTTTTCGATAAATGGTTGTCGATTAATCGAACATAAAATGAATCTTATAAGTGAAAAGTATTATAGAAAACCGGAAGTAGACgaaatataaatttgtatataaaactttagtgctagttataaattattgataccaataaaaattgttagtaaaaatacaatgaaaacattaattaaaatcACCAGATAACATTGCTAAGACTAAAGAACTCCATCCATTGAAGGGTCGTGTTCCTTGTCCAGCACCTGTTTGATCATTGTAATTTTCCCAAATGAAACccgtttttttatattcgTTGGCTATATTAGATACAACATTGCTTTGCAATTTTTCATACAAATGAAGAGACATAGTTTGATAGGGACCTTTTATATCAGCATAATACTTCAAAGATGATAATGccatataatttatatttatccaAATATTACCTCTCCAATATGGAGGATCGTGTTCagtatttcttttattgtaatatggAGAATTCTTTGCTACACTTCTGAGTCCATATTTGCTCCATAAAATATCAGGATCACCAATTTTTCTAAGAATAATCTTTAACTCTGGGGCTTTTGGAggtatttgttttaaaagaaatggAAATATACTATTGTAACCAAAAACATCATCAACAAAACGTAATTCTGCTGGTTTCCAGACTTTTCTAAACCATTTGTATTGTAAATATCCATTATGATCACGATACAATTCATTTTCTAATGTAACTTTCATACTATGGTTACCATAATCTGTAAATGACTCAGATTCATCAGACCAAtgatatttctttaataattcataattatttaattcacTTTCTTCTTTGcgtaaattttcaataacatCTATTTGATCTGATTTAACAATTTCTGATAATTGTCTCATAACTCTACTACATAATGCCATCCAACATTTTAAATCTA
This Strongyloides ratti genome assembly S_ratti_ED321, chromosome : 2 DNA region includes the following protein-coding sequences:
- a CDS encoding Torsin-like protein — translated: MLIGYTVILLLYLFPVIYGELISIIVGTGIAVGLGSFLFYNQCKVLECCEAPWIQIRHKELSNALRKRLYGQHIAINSIESLVAGHLRQIKEGKSKKSLVMSFHGWPGIGKTYTSAIIAEHIFEKGFSSKYVRRFFGSKDFPLPNRVNEYRDNIQKWIAGNLSECTKTLFIFDEVDKMSPKILDAISPYGQENVRINGKPANDAIYIFISNAGGDAIANKVRDFYLKKGFREDLKLEDFENIIKENAVNKGGLEESDMIFRGIVDVFVPFLPLEKKHVEECIETIFTERDYKNVEYNKEIKEYLLKHITFSPKNDPLFSINGCRLIEHKMNLISEKYYRKPEVDEI